One genomic region from Jilunia laotingensis encodes:
- a CDS encoding lytic transglycosylase domain-containing protein, translating into MKRIKSYYPLIFFFLLATSQVKAQSVDVTIKENGTERQESIELPKSMTYPLDSLLSDWKAKNYIDLGKDCSTSEVNPQFSDSVYIDRLSRIPAVMEMPYNDIVRKFIEMYSGRLRSQVSFMLSACNFYMPIFEEALDAYNLPFELKYLPIIESALNPSAVSRVGASGLWQFMLATGKMYGLESNSLVDERRDPIKATWAAARYLKELYGIYGDWNLVIAAYNCGPGTINKAIRRADGKTDYWEIYNYLPKETRGYVPAFIAANYVMTYYCDHNICPMETDIPAATDTVQVTKNLHFEQIADLCGISMEQIKSLNPQYKKNIIPGDNKPYTLRLPQSYISTFIDQQDTIYVHRMDELFHNRKTIAIKDDVPPSRTRSKATVGKGNLTYHKIKSGETLGAIAEKYGVRVKDIQSWNGLRNTRIAAGKRLKIYK; encoded by the coding sequence ATGAAGAGAATAAAAAGCTATTATCCCCTTATCTTCTTTTTCCTGTTGGCAACCTCACAGGTAAAAGCACAAAGTGTAGACGTAACCATTAAAGAAAACGGAACCGAACGGCAAGAAAGCATAGAGCTTCCGAAAAGCATGACCTATCCGCTGGACAGCCTGCTGAGCGACTGGAAAGCGAAAAACTATATCGATTTAGGCAAGGATTGCAGTACCTCTGAAGTCAACCCGCAATTCAGTGATTCTGTATACATCGACCGCTTGTCACGAATTCCTGCTGTCATGGAAATGCCTTACAACGATATCGTGCGCAAGTTCATCGAGATGTATTCCGGCCGGCTACGCAGCCAAGTATCATTTATGCTGAGCGCCTGCAACTTCTACATGCCCATTTTCGAAGAAGCACTCGATGCTTACAATCTCCCGTTCGAATTGAAATACCTTCCCATCATCGAATCTGCCCTCAATCCATCGGCCGTATCCCGTGTCGGTGCATCCGGTCTATGGCAGTTCATGCTTGCTACGGGTAAAATGTATGGTCTGGAGTCAAACAGTCTTGTAGACGAACGCCGAGACCCGATAAAAGCGACCTGGGCGGCTGCCCGCTACTTGAAAGAGCTGTATGGCATATATGGCGATTGGAATCTCGTCATTGCCGCTTATAACTGCGGACCGGGAACCATCAACAAAGCAATACGCCGTGCAGACGGAAAGACCGATTACTGGGAGATATACAACTATCTGCCCAAAGAGACACGTGGTTACGTTCCGGCATTTATTGCCGCCAATTATGTAATGACATATTATTGCGATCACAACATCTGTCCAATGGAAACCGATATTCCTGCCGCCACGGATACAGTGCAGGTAACCAAAAATCTTCACTTCGAACAGATTGCGGATCTTTGCGGAATCAGTATGGAACAGATTAAAAGCCTTAACCCGCAATATAAAAAGAATATTATTCCCGGAGACAATAAGCCCTACACGCTTCGCCTTCCTCAAAGCTATATCAGTACCTTCATCGACCAGCAAGATACCATCTACGTTCATCGGATGGACGAATTATTTCATAACCGGAAAACAATTGCAATCAAAGACGATGTTCCCCCTAGCCGGACAAGAAGCAAAGCTACCGTCGGAAAGGGCAATTTAACTTATCATAAAATCAAAAGCGGGGAGACATTAGGTGCCATTGCTGAAAAATACGGTGTGCGTGTGAAGGATATCCAAAGTTGGAATGGCCTGCGAAATACTAGGATTGCAGCGGGAAAACGACTGAAAATATACAAATAA